A single region of the Podospora pseudopauciseta strain CBS 411.78 chromosome 1, whole genome shotgun sequence genome encodes:
- a CDS encoding hypothetical protein (COG:O; EggNog:ENOG503NZJC): MRPPRIAILILFFFASLFLVCRAISSLRHPNAAPAVTPLTTRKSSFRSFFSFTAPFSLFPPNAAISLFDDNSTFFAARPAAFGPILPADGLSGQLWIGSGFAEDHLQEGEVGGELGCSDLPGWEDGRPKLSIKTTVHGSAASKSGPAALNTKSTKRDPLGAGIPADGKSSERRHDGTDDYLHQELDQTRSPYSEGSVVSASSHADIQSMQETAEITGKITLLSRGGCGFLEKVKWAQRRGAIGVIVGDNVKGGPLIQMFARGNVDNVTIPSIFTSQTTAMLLSSLAQPGSFIEDILDENGNPILKVQHSSKPGVNKQTKAADTGAGYRPKSGPHAQGVKTASFQDASAPAVKKSRSTRRSWISRLFSWGDSGSKGSEQSRPPSSGRLNWVAADEWSDESIRLLQPSADKGNKNGAGGRASSEEHKSPGDGFQIGVQDWRDPDLVRSSEEDEEDRPAPENQSTNKESSGLRGGSITPGSGEYVPGDSHGHRSGKSGSSSESSSGLIYKLFGDDAKEQSATEESSRLSPENFGNKDDGNVREGLWVTITPTGSASPFFDTLLVLVISPLITLTVVYTLLILRAKYRRRRWRAPKAVVDRLPVRTYRTVAPSPSQSSRTPSPNSSSPTTPLLQGNSRSRPRSRTTTGVPEPSDLLRADNALQAGRSSSPDNTPVHGASQWKKYMGRQSECVICLEEYVDGVSKVMSLPCGHEFHVDCITPWLTTRRRTCPICKNDIVKSLARGSPLSPHYEPYHDDSEYTRTEPSSFVDSNTGSYSSNRLSDVEEGREALAQVQREIHEVRWYDFMAHLLRGEPGQAFLNRHENRRFAADDREESRL, encoded by the exons ATGCGACCTCCACGGATCGCGATACTaattcttttcttcttcgcgTCGCTCTTCCTCGTGTGCAGGGCCATCAGTTCCCTCCGCCATCCCAACGCCGCCCCCGCCGTGACACCATTGACGACCCGGAAATCGTCATTCCggagcttcttctccttcactgCGCCGTTCTCGCTCTTCCCTCCCAATGCTGCTATAAGCCTGTTCGATGATAATAGTACCTTCTTTGCTGCGCGACCGGCTGCCTTTGGGCCCATCCTCCCTGCCGACGGCCTGAGCGGGCAACTATGGATAGGAAGTGGATTTGCTGAAGATCATCTCCAAGAGGGCGAGGTCGGGGGCGAGCTCGGCTGCAGCGATCTCCCAGgctgggaggatgggagacCTAAACTGTCGATCAAAACCACTGTGCATGGGTCCGCAGCCTCAAAGTCAGGACCCGCTGCACTGAACACCAAAAGTACAAAGCGTGATCCTTTGGGCGCAGGGATTCCAGCGGACGGAAAATCTTCAGAAAGGCGTCACGATGGGACCGACGACTACCTTCACCAGGAACTTGACCAGACTCGCAGCCCCTACAGCGAAGGCTCGGTGGTCTCAGCGTCAAGTCATGCCGATATCCAATCCATGCAGGAGACGGCAGAAATTACGGGCAAGATCACATTGCTGAGCagaggtggttgtgggttcCTGGAGAAGGTCAAGTGGGCGCAGCGCCGCGGTGCGATCGGGGTGATTGTTGGAGATAATGTGAAAGGGGGTCCGTTGATCCAGATGTTTGCGAGGGGCAATGTCGATAATGTCACAATCCCCTCGATTTTCACATCGCAAACGACCGCCATGCTACTGTCATCACTCGCGCAACCAGGCAGTTTCATTGAAGATATTCTGGACGAGAACGGAAACCCGATCTTGAAAGTACAGCACTCCAGCAAGCCTGGGGTCAATAAGCAAACCAAAGCGGCCGATACAGGTGCGGGCTATAGACCCAAATCTGGCCCTCACGCCCAGGGGGTCAAAACTGCGTCGTTCCAGGATGCCTCGGCCCCTGCGGTCAAGAAGTCACGCTCGACACGCAGGAGCTGGATCTCCCGTCTGTTCTCCTGGGGGGATAGTGGAAGCAAAGGGTCAGAGCAGAGCCGGCCGCCAAGCAGTGGTCGTCTGAACTGGGTCGCAGCTGACGAGTGGAGCGACGAAAGCATCAGACTCCTCCAACCAAGTGCGGATAAGGGTAACAAGAATGGAGCGGGTGGTCGTGCGTCCTCTGAGGAGCACAAGTCGCCGGGTGATGGTTTTCAGATAGGTGTACAAGACTGGCGTGACCCCGATCTTGTTAGGTCttccgaggaggacgaggaagatcGGCCGGCGCCGGAAAACCAGTCCACCAACAAGGAGTCTAGTGGTTTGAGAGGTGGCAGTATTACGCCAGGTAGTGGCGAGTATGTCCCTGGAGACTCACATGGCCATCGTTCTGGAAAGTCTGGTTCTTCCTCGGAAAGCTCCAGTGGGCTTATTTATAAGCTCTTCGGGGACGACGCTAAAGAGCAATCTGCCACAGAGGAGAGCTCAAGACTGTCGCCGGAAAACTTTGGGAACAAAGACGATGGCAATGTGCGGGAAGGTTTATGGGTCACGATCACTCCTACCGGCAGTGCCAGTCCATTCTTTGACACCCTGTTGGTCCTGGTGATCAGCCCCTTGATTACCCTCACGGTTGTGTACACGCTTCTTATCTTGCGAGCTAAATACAGAaggcggagatggagagCACCCAAGGCTGTGGTCGATCGGTTGCCGGTACGGACCTACCGCACAGTTGCGCCATCGCCCAGTCAATCATCCAGGACGCCGTCGCCCAACAGCTCCTCACCTACAACACCCCTGTTGCAAGGAAATTCGAGATCGCGGCCCCGGTCTCGGACCACCACTGGCGTGCCTGAGCCTTCGGATCTTTTGAGGGCTGATAACGCTTTGCAGGCTGGGCGATCATCTTCACCAGACAACACCCCGGTGCATGGTGCCAGTCAATGGAAGAAGTACATGGGAAGACAGAGCGAATGTGTGATTTGTTTGGAGGAATACGTGGACGGCGTCAGCAAGGTCATGAGCTTGCCTTGTGGCCATGAGTTTCATGTGGACTGCAT CACACCATGGCTCACCACCAGACGGAGAACTTGCCCGATATGCAAAAATGATATCGTCAAGTCTCTGGCTCGTGGTTCGCCATTAAGCCCACACTACGAGCCGTATCATGACGACAGCGAGTACACTCGTACTGAACCTTCCAGCTTCGTGGACTCCAACACTGGATCGTATTCCTCCAACCGCTTGTCAGACGTGGAGGAAGGAAGAGAGGCTCTTGCGCAAGTACAGAGAGAGATACATGAGGTGAGATGGTATGACTTCATGGCGCACCTGCTAAGGGGCGAGCCCGGACAGGCATTTTTGAATCGGCACGAGAACCGGCGTTTTGCGGCCGACGACCGTGAAGAGAGCCGCCTGTAA
- the apc5 gene encoding APC5 protein (EggNog:ENOG503NYVY; COG:D; COG:O): protein MARFLTPAKIGLLALIELYVEGAVPNEGIIPVINFLASNLIDCDLSTAQSPNSNSNNNKNLTPADRWKKAESTLRLVTSIKDFETLLSPLAAADKVPGRRLWDRFLEKLWGLDSLHKLHEFFAAIPGLLCRTKEELRRLGLEDAEGELGGRTRLGRNSPFGAFVRRAHVEFVRLKFERVMELWRVFVRYRQPTAGYWARRHPQHGGRLSFDQVLTEGEEEWGQKETGELAVVAYGRMLLPAVGLLARGEGWMEGGETLPVSSDDVEGLLEFQIEQIQKYGNRIPPQIRDRFRNFLKGSHTVPSLSHYLNFSDAWRSGDFPTSFDHLHRYFDYTMQNRDRLFYQYALMNLAIVQSDFGCHKEAVATMLETVSTARENRDTTCLNFALNWFFHFGRAHPHLVRELENNSMLGSGKETLAFLRVKAKETGMWILWSSALQSEAKLCLANGESVAVAFEHMVRSSQLIVERNMKTMMGAQISMAIAMWDRLGLSSMASMACQVFLSCHARNSVFDDELKITCRLAGLLAGKGKYEEAFAMLESLDQNSLRSARPNQYWHLYRGLLKLRRDLHRNNLPAVDTLLAQLLQTGPEDAEPDTVFIIDTLHIEALVRHRDFDGAFTKIDNMMANLGENNRDVALRIRLLIAKAHLFDEINRPEKGFTIAMRATSMAWRALNIPLLWQAVGALANVLNSLSEFSAAAQLLLSVLPRVLETDVSFTAGTLYNLLADARMGQAGQFFCTAVSDESTELERQRGRRRQREMMMRAHAALESAYKYFERVEEVEKQAEVLAKMATVMRGLGDEGVSEGYAARYLSLRREVERVNR from the exons ATGGCCCGCTTCCTCACCCCGGCCAAAATCGGCCTCCTGGCCCTCATCGAGCTCTACGTCGAAGGCGCGGTCCCAAACGAAGGGATCATCCCAGTGATcaacttcctcgcctccaacCTCATCGACTGCGACCTCTCGACTGCCCAatcccccaacagcaacagcaacaacaataaGAATCTCACCCCTGCCGACCGTTGGAAAAAAGCCGAGTCCACCCTCCGGCTTGTAACCTCGATCAAAGATTTCGAGACGTTGCTCTCCCCGCTGGCGGCAGCGGATAAAGTCCCCGGCCGTCGGCTCTGGGATCGGTTTTTGGAGAAGTTGTGGGGGCTAGACAGTTTGCACAAGCTGCATGAGTTTTTTGCGGCGATACCGGGGTTGTTGTGCAGGAcgaaggaggagctgaggaggttggggctggaggacgcggagggggagttgggggggaggacgaggttggggaggaatAGTCCCTTTGGGGCGTTTGTCAGGAGGGCACATGTCGAGTTTGTGAGGTTGAAGTTtgagagggtgatggagtTGTGGAGGGTTTTTGTGAGGTATCGGCAGCCGACGGCGGGGTACTGGGCGAGGAGGCATCCGCAGCATGGGGGGAGGTTAAGTTTTGATCAGGTTTTGacggaaggagaagaggagtgGGGACAGAAGGAGACGGGGGAGCTGGCGGTAGTGGCGTATGGGAGGATGTTGTTGCCAGCGGTTGGGCTGTTGgcaaggggggaggggtggatggaagggggggagacgTTGCCGGTGAGCAGCGATGATGTGGAAGGATTGTTGGAGTTTCAGATCGAGCAGATACAGA AGTATGGCAACAGGATACCGCCACAGATCAGAGACCGGTTCAGGAACTTCTTGAAGGGAAGTCATACGGTGCCGAGTTTATCGCACTACCTCAACTTCTCGGACGCCTGGCGGTCAGGGGACTTTCCCACATCTTTCGACCACCTTCATCGATATTTCGACTACACTATGCAGAACCGAGATCGACTGTTCTATCAGTACGCCTTGATGAATCTCGCTATTGTTCAGTCCGACTTTGGCTGTCACAAGGAAGCCGTGGCAACCATGCTGGAGACAGTATCAACGGCTCGGGAGAACAGGGACACGACATGTCTCAACTTTGCTCTAAACTGGTTCTTCCACTTCGGCAGGGCACACCCCCATCTTGTCAGAGAACTCGAAAACAACAGCATGCTTGGCAGCGGAAAGGAGACTCTCGCCTTCCTCCGAGTCAAGGCCAAAGAAACAGGTATGTGGATCCTCTGGAGTTCGGCCCTCCAGAGCGAAGCCAAGCTCTGCCTGGCCAACGGCGAAAGTGTCGCCGTTGCCTTCGAGCACATGGTGCGATCCTCCCAACTGATCGTCGAGCGCAACATGAAGACCATGATGGGGGCCCAGATCTCGATGGCTATCGCCATGTGGGACCGCCTCGGGCTTTCCAGCATGGCCTCGATGGCATGCCAGGTCTTCCTCAGCTGCCACGCGAGAAACTCGGTCTTTGACGACGAGCTGAAGATCACCTGTCGTCTAGCCGGGCTTCTCGCCGGCAAGGGGAAATACGAAGAGGCGTTTGCCATGCTCGAGTCCCTTGATCAGAACTCGCTGCGGTCAGCGAGGCCAAATCAATACTGGCACCTCTACCGCGGCCTCTTGAAGCTTCGTCGGGACCTGCACAGGAACAACCTCCCTGCCGTCGACACCCTGCTGGCTCAGCTCCTCCAAACTGGCCCCGAGGACGCAGAACCGGACaccgtcttcatcatcgacacCCTCCACATCGAGGCTCTGGTCCGCCACAGGGACTTTGACGGCGCCTTTACCAAAATCGACAACATGATGGCCAACCTCGGAGAAAACAACCGCGACGTTGCCCTCCGCATTCGTCTCCTCATCGCCAAGGCCCACCTCTTTGACGAGATCAACCGCCCAGAAAAGGGCTTCACAATAGCGATGCGGGCCACCTCGATGGCCTGGCGGGCGCTGAACATCCCGCTTCTGTGGCAGGCCGTCGGCGCTCTGGCCAACGTTTTGAACTCACTGTCGGAGTTCTCGGCTGCGGCGCAGCTGTTGCTTTCGGTGCTGCCGAGGGTGCTGGAGACCGATGTCTCGTTCACAGCGGGGACGTTGTATAACCTCTTGGCGGACGCGAGGATGGGGCAGGCGGGGCAGTTTTTTTGTACGGCTGTTTCGGACGAGTCGACggagctggagaggcagagggggaggaggcggcagagggagatgatgatgagggcgcATGCTGCGCTGGAGAGCGCGTACAAGTATTTCGaaagggtggaggaggtggagaagcaGGCGGAGGTGCTGGCTAAGATGGCGacggtgatgagggggttgggggatgaAGGGGTGAGCGAGGGGTATGCGGCCAGGTATttgagtttgaggagggaggtggagagggtcAATAGATAG
- the EAT5 gene encoding Cytochrome c oxidase subunit 13, mitochondrial (EggNog:ENOG503P4PR; BUSCO:EOG092654RM; COG:C), translating to MIAQRQVMRFAAQLRTQAQRRLASTEHAGENAFVRERRHVKEHAKGTTELWRKISLYTVPPALILASLNAYNLWNEHWEHWSHMPPLEERVEYPYQNIRTRNYQWGDGDKTLFWNDKVNYHNKDKEA from the exons ATGATTGCCCAGCGCCAGGTTATGCGGTTCGCCGCCCAGCTGCGCACCCAGGCCCAGCGCCGCCTTGCCAGCACCGAGCACGCCGGCGAGAACGCCTTCGTCCGTGAGCGCCGTCACGTCAAGGAGCACGCCAAGGGCACCACTG AGCTCTGGCGCAAGATCTCCCTCTA CACCGTCCCTCccgccctcatcctcgcttCCCTCAACGCGTACAACCTCTGGAACGAGCATTGGGAGCACTGGTCTCACATGCCCCCTCTTGAGGAGCGTGTCGAGTACCCCTACCAGAACATCCGCACCCGCAACTACCAGTGGGGCGATGGTGACAAG ACCCTGTT CTGGAACGACAAGGTCAACTACCACAATAAGGACAAGGAGGCCTAA
- the APN2 gene encoding DNA-(apurinic or apyrimidinic site) lyase 2 (COG:L; EggNog:ENOG503NUNY), whose amino-acid sequence MFDTLEADIVVMQEAKIQRKDLQDDMVLIPGWDVYFSLPKHKKGYSGVAIYTRSSKCAPIRAEEGITGILCPPNSSTTFRDLPEDQQIGGYPKPGQLSGEVDEATLDSEGRCVILEFPAFVLVGVYSPATRDESRDEFRHAFTEAMDVRVRNLVAMGKEVVLTGDLNIIRSELDTAGLVEQLRKEEVSLDDFFSSPSRRFLNQIVCGGRVVGTRDEGREEAVLWDLCREFHPTRTGMYTCWDTRKNCRPGNFGSRIDYVLCSSGIKDWFIDANIQEGLLGSDHCPVYATMGDTVNHNGTTVPITDVMNPTGMFEDGERQREWTIKDALPTSAKLIPEFSNRRSIKDMFFKKPRATIKPTTATAMPGSQDPPPLTITISTGPEKDSWAQGDLASSQPSSQVTAPPSSGSTLVASPQKPPAKRPAVASPAKRPQKKGKVTLAKEPSKTGASASQGTLKSFFKPKTPVPSPSQEPTGTDNTASATADISTASELLPAELPPEIPSSNQSSKGSAESSAKETPLTTGPTDDKVFDPIENKASWSKLLGKRVVPKCEHGEDCVSRITKKPGVNCGRSFFMCARPTGPSGKKEDGTTEFCCKTFIWSSEWKPSSSASLSG is encoded by the exons ATGTTCGACACGCTGGAGGCAGACATTGTTGTCATGCAAGAGGCCAAGATCCAGCGCAAGGACCTGCAGGATGACATGGTCTTGATTCCGGGATGGGATGTCTACTTCAGCCTCCCCAAGCATAAGAAGG GCTATTCTGGAGTTGCCATTTACACTCGTTCTTCCAAGTGCGCTCCCATCCGCGCCGAGGAAGGCATCACCGGCATCCTCTGcccaccaaactcctccacaACTTTCAGAGACCTTCCAGAAGACCAACAGATCGGAGGTTATCCGAAACCAGGACAGCTTTCCGGCGAAGTTGACGAAGCCACACTTGACTCTGAGGGCCGCTGTGTCATCCTCGAGTTTCCAGCTTTTGTTCTCGTAGGAGTCTACAGCCCAGCAACCCGAGACGAATCACGAGACGAGTTCCGCCATGCTTTCACTGAAGCCATGGACGTCAGAGTACGCAATCTAGTCGCGATGGGAAAGGAGGTGGTTCTTACCGGTGATCTCAACATCATTCGCTCAGAATTGGACACGGCCGGTCTGGTCGAACAATTACGAAAGGAAGAAGTGAGTCTTGATGACTTCTTCTCCAGTCCGTCCCGCCGCTTTCTCAACCAAATAGTATGTGGGGGACGTGTGGTTGGGACAAGAGACGAGGGCCGTGAGGAAGCTGTTCTATGGGACCTCTGCAGGGAATTCCATCCCACCCGTACCGGAATGTACACTTGCTGGGATACTCGGAAAAATTGCAGGCCAGGAAACTTTGGGAGCCGGATTGATTACGTTCTCTGCAGCTCTGGAATCAAGGACTGGTTCATCGACGCCAACATCCAGGAGGGTCTTCTCGGTTCTGACCACTGCCCAGTCTATGCCACCATGGGCGATACTGTCAATCACAACGGCACGACGGTTCCCATTACCGATGTCATGAACCCCACGGGCATGTTCGAGGACGGCGAACGGCAACGAGAGTGGACCATCAAAGATGCCCTCCCAACTTCGGCAAAGCTGATACCAGAATTTAGCAACCGACGGAGCATCAAGGACATGTTCTTCAAGAAGCCTAGAGCGACGATCAAGCCAacgacagcaacagccatGCCTGGCAGTCAAGACCCACCTCCTCTCACCATTACCATCTCTACGGGCCCTGAGAAAGACTCCTGGGCCCAGGGCGATCTGGCCTCCTCACAGCCATCGAGTCAAGTCACAGCACCCCCAAGCTCGGGCAGCACACTTGTGGCCTCTCCACAAAAGCCACCAGCGAAACGCCCAGCAGTCGCTTCCCCTGCTAAAAGACCAcagaagaagggaaaggtCACACTTGCGAAAGAGCCGTCCAAGACTGGTGCGAGTGCCTCCCAGGGCACGCTGAAAAGCTTCTTCAAGCCCAAGACACCCGTTCCCAGCCCAAGCCAGGAGCCAACTGGCACGGACAACACAGCCTCGGCCACAGCAGACATTTCTACTGCTTCAGAGTTGCTACCAGCAGAATTACCCCCTGAAATCCCAAGCTCCAACCAATCTTCGAAAGGGAGCGCCGAAAGCTCTGCCAAGGAAACGCCCCTGACGACCGGCCCAACTGACGACAAGGTCTTTGATCCTATTGAGAACAAAGCCTCCTGGTCTAAGCTCCTTGGCAAGCGCGTCGTCCCAAAGTGTGAGCATGGCGAGGATTG